One genomic region from Chloroflexia bacterium SDU3-3 encodes:
- a CDS encoding GNAT family N-acetyltransferase → MELRPFTHEMLPEAGAMLAARHAADLAAMPMIAPQYAQPQHAEAAVAALLERPHAHGVAAFAGGQLRGYMISELIFDATWGRVAWVRLAGSATAPGQGSELLRDMYAHLAVGWVDQGCYAHFATIPAADPSLLFTWSTLSFGIEHMYALLDIASLAPRDPQPGISIRRATSADRQTMAGFSDLIWRQQVQSPCWAFTAPERAAELPPLYGAEVDDPEVTLWLAFDGDQPVGVQEFCAAEEAPDKLLYPAGCTELSIGGVTASHRGRGISGALLSHALREAAAQGITTCATDWRSTNLLSSRVWPHLGFRPVAYRLTRRIDQRIAFAAR, encoded by the coding sequence ATGGAGCTTCGACCGTTTACCCACGAGATGCTGCCCGAGGCCGGGGCCATGCTGGCCGCCCGCCACGCCGCCGACCTCGCGGCCATGCCGATGATCGCCCCGCAGTACGCCCAGCCCCAGCATGCCGAGGCCGCCGTGGCCGCGCTGCTGGAGCGCCCCCACGCCCATGGCGTGGCAGCCTTCGCGGGCGGCCAGCTGCGCGGCTACATGATCAGCGAGCTGATCTTCGACGCCACCTGGGGCCGCGTGGCCTGGGTGCGCCTAGCTGGCAGCGCCACCGCGCCAGGCCAGGGCAGCGAGCTGCTGCGCGACATGTACGCCCACCTAGCCGTGGGCTGGGTCGACCAGGGCTGCTACGCCCACTTCGCCACCATCCCCGCAGCCGACCCCAGCCTGCTGTTCACATGGTCTACGCTCAGCTTCGGCATCGAGCACATGTACGCCCTGCTCGACATCGCCAGCCTCGCGCCGCGCGACCCGCAGCCCGGCATCTCCATCCGCCGCGCCACCAGCGCCGACCGCCAGACCATGGCGGGCTTCTCCGACCTGATCTGGCGGCAGCAGGTGCAGTCGCCCTGCTGGGCCTTCACCGCGCCCGAGCGCGCCGCCGAGCTGCCCCCGCTCTACGGTGCCGAGGTCGACGACCCCGAGGTCACGCTCTGGCTGGCCTTCGACGGCGACCAGCCGGTGGGCGTGCAGGAGTTCTGCGCGGCGGAGGAGGCGCCCGACAAGCTGCTCTACCCGGCGGGCTGCACCGAGCTGTCGATCGGCGGCGTGACCGCCAGCCACCGCGGGCGCGGCATCAGCGGCGCGCTGCTCTCCCACGCGCTGCGCGAGGCCGCCGCCCAGGGCATCACCACCTGCGCCACCGACTGGCGCAGCACCAACCTGCTCTCCTCGCGGGTGTGGCCGCACCTGGGCTTCCGCCCCGTGGCCTACCGCCTGACCCGCCGCATCGACCAGCGCATCGCCTTCGCCGCGCGGTAG
- a CDS encoding aspartate ammonia-lyase: protein MTQEYRIEKDSLGEVRVPSDALYGAQTQRAVENFPISGMKPYPAFVWSMATIKRAAAEVNLDLGLLDEKLAKAIVEASQEVIDGKLSAHFVVDPFQAGAGTSHNMNVNEVIANRANQILGFALEDPKKPVNPNDHVNMAQSTNDTIPVAIRLGCLWRIEELLAAIDGLADALEQKAKEFDHIVKSGRTHLQDAVPVRLGQEFGAYARAVRNDRERINTAANRLRRIGIGGTATGSGLNAHTEYHSRMVKRLSELLGSELHESGDLFESMQNMGDAADFSASIRTLCITLVRVANDFRMLSSGPTTGLDEIRLPAVQPGSSIMPGKVNPVLAEMLNQACFHLQGNDHAIALAVQAGQLELNVMMPIIAHNLFEMMHVLIGAVKAFTTKCVVGITANEEKATGWLAKNPILVTALNPKIGYLNGAAVAKESLATGKTIKQVVVEKGLLSEAEVDELIDARKMTEGGIQGVGAGG from the coding sequence ATGACGCAGGAATATCGTATTGAGAAAGACTCGCTCGGTGAGGTACGCGTGCCTTCCGATGCGCTCTATGGTGCCCAGACCCAGCGTGCTGTCGAGAACTTCCCGATCAGCGGGATGAAGCCCTACCCGGCGTTCGTGTGGTCGATGGCCACGATCAAGCGCGCCGCAGCCGAGGTCAACCTCGACCTGGGCCTGCTGGATGAGAAGCTGGCCAAGGCCATCGTGGAGGCCTCGCAGGAGGTGATCGACGGCAAGCTGAGCGCCCACTTTGTGGTCGACCCGTTCCAGGCTGGCGCTGGCACCAGCCACAACATGAACGTGAACGAGGTGATCGCGAACCGCGCCAACCAGATCCTCGGGTTCGCCCTTGAGGATCCGAAGAAGCCGGTCAACCCCAACGACCATGTGAACATGGCCCAGTCGACCAACGACACCATCCCGGTCGCCATCCGCCTCGGCTGCCTCTGGCGCATCGAGGAGCTGCTGGCCGCGATCGACGGCCTGGCCGACGCCCTTGAGCAGAAGGCCAAGGAGTTCGACCACATCGTGAAGTCGGGCCGCACCCACCTGCAGGACGCGGTGCCCGTGCGCCTGGGCCAGGAGTTCGGCGCGTACGCCCGCGCGGTGCGCAACGACCGCGAGCGTATCAACACCGCCGCCAACCGCCTGCGCCGCATCGGCATCGGCGGCACCGCCACCGGCAGCGGCCTGAACGCCCACACCGAGTACCACAGCCGCATGGTCAAGCGGCTCTCCGAGCTGCTGGGCAGCGAGCTGCACGAGTCGGGCGACCTGTTCGAGTCCATGCAGAACATGGGCGACGCGGCAGATTTCTCGGCCTCCATCCGCACGCTGTGCATCACGCTGGTGCGCGTGGCCAACGACTTCCGCATGCTCTCATCCGGCCCCACCACCGGCCTTGACGAGATCCGCCTGCCCGCCGTGCAGCCAGGCTCCTCGATCATGCCCGGCAAGGTCAACCCGGTGCTGGCCGAGATGCTGAACCAGGCCTGCTTCCACCTGCAGGGCAACGACCACGCGATCGCGCTGGCCGTGCAAGCTGGCCAGCTTGAGCTGAACGTGATGATGCCGATCATCGCCCACAACCTGTTCGAGATGATGCACGTGCTGATCGGCGCGGTGAAGGCCTTCACCACCAAGTGCGTCGTGGGCATCACCGCCAACGAGGAGAAAGCCACCGGCTGGCTGGCCAAGAACCCCATCCTGGTGACGGCGCTCAACCCCAAGATCGGCTACCTGAACGGCGCTGCCGTGGCCAAGGAGTCGCTGGCCACCGGCAAGACCATCAAGCAGGTGGTGGTCGAGAAGGGCCTGCTGAGCGAGGCCGAGGTGGACGAGCTGATCGACGCCCGCAAGATGACCGAGGGCGGCATCCAGGGCGTGGGCGCTGGCGGCTAG
- a CDS encoding sodium-translocating pyrophosphatase translates to MLGLNGLNGLSSFEQSAVWAVLAISILGIAYAFLLRSQILQQDKGTPRMQEVWGFIKQGANAYLSRQFRTISILIVVLTVVLGASVAIIPPTREAEELFGAGATMAVAIGRALAFLMGSLFSYAVGFVGMNVAVEANVRVAAAARKGYNAAMQVAYRSGTVTGMLTVGLGLLGGTLIFLFFGIAAPDALLGFGFGGSLIALFMRVGGGIYTKAADVGADLVGKVEAGIPEDDPRNAAVIADLVGDNVGDCAGMAADVFESFEVTIVSALILGLVLGDAALGSMFDGQYDMRFVIFPLILRGIGVVASVIGNMVVRTDDRRRNAMAAMNRGFYLAAIVAVIGFAVVSFFYMQGDWRPFLATITGILLAIVLDKVTEYFTSTHFSPVKDIAKASQTGSATNILGGLSLGLESSVWAVVVIAISILASVLIYGGIADPTLQFTSILYGVSLTGIGMLTLTGNTISMDSFGPISDNANGIGEMSGLDKNARNVMDDLDAVGNTTKAVTKGIAIGSAVIAAVALFGSFLTDTGKVQQQLIEQGVAGVTVLSGINVASPLVFIGLLIGGAVPFLFSSLTIRAVARAAGQIVNEVRRQFRIPGVMEGNVLPDYARAVAISTTAAQKELISLGLIAVLVPILVGFLLGVEALGGFLAGIILAGQLMAVFQSNAGGAWDNAKKYIEDGNYGGKHSEPHKAAVVGDTVGDPLKDTAGPALNPMIKVINLVSLIIAPIIVNVVRPGQGLGAGVIVGMVLCTLALAWAIWQSKRDTPEAAIETATPAPRGAAD, encoded by the coding sequence ATGCTAGGGCTAAACGGACTTAATGGGCTGAGCTCATTCGAGCAGAGCGCGGTCTGGGCCGTGCTCGCTATTTCAATCTTGGGGATCGCCTACGCCTTCCTGCTGCGCTCGCAGATCCTGCAGCAGGACAAGGGCACGCCGCGCATGCAGGAGGTCTGGGGCTTCATCAAGCAGGGCGCAAACGCCTACCTGAGCCGCCAGTTCCGCACCATCAGCATCCTGATCGTGGTGCTGACGGTGGTGCTGGGGGCCAGCGTGGCGATCATCCCGCCCACGCGCGAGGCCGAGGAGCTGTTCGGCGCTGGCGCGACTATGGCCGTGGCCATCGGGCGCGCGCTGGCGTTCCTGATGGGCTCGCTGTTCTCCTACGCGGTGGGCTTCGTGGGCATGAACGTGGCGGTCGAGGCCAACGTGCGCGTGGCCGCCGCCGCACGCAAGGGCTATAACGCCGCCATGCAGGTGGCCTACCGCTCGGGCACCGTCACCGGCATGCTCACGGTGGGCCTGGGCCTGCTGGGCGGCACGCTGATCTTCCTGTTCTTCGGCATCGCCGCGCCCGATGCGCTGCTGGGCTTCGGCTTCGGCGGCAGCCTGATCGCGCTGTTCATGCGCGTGGGCGGCGGCATCTACACCAAGGCCGCCGACGTGGGGGCCGACCTGGTGGGCAAGGTCGAGGCGGGCATCCCCGAGGACGACCCGCGCAACGCGGCGGTGATCGCCGACCTAGTGGGCGACAACGTGGGCGACTGCGCCGGTATGGCCGCCGACGTGTTCGAGAGCTTCGAGGTGACGATCGTCTCGGCGCTGATCCTGGGCCTGGTGCTGGGCGACGCCGCGCTGGGCAGCATGTTCGACGGCCAGTACGACATGCGCTTCGTGATCTTCCCGCTCATCCTGCGCGGCATCGGCGTGGTGGCCTCGGTGATCGGCAACATGGTTGTGCGCACCGACGACCGCCGCCGCAACGCCATGGCAGCCATGAACCGCGGCTTCTACCTGGCCGCGATCGTGGCCGTGATCGGCTTCGCGGTGGTCTCGTTCTTCTACATGCAGGGCGACTGGCGGCCCTTCCTGGCCACCATCACCGGCATCCTGCTGGCGATCGTGCTGGACAAAGTGACCGAGTACTTCACATCCACGCACTTCAGCCCGGTGAAGGACATCGCCAAGGCCTCGCAGACCGGCTCGGCCACCAACATCCTGGGCGGACTCTCGCTGGGCCTGGAGTCGAGCGTGTGGGCCGTGGTGGTGATCGCCATCTCCATCCTGGCCTCAGTGCTGATCTACGGCGGCATCGCCGACCCGACACTGCAGTTCACATCCATCCTCTACGGCGTCTCGCTCACCGGCATCGGCATGCTGACGCTCACCGGCAATACCATCTCGATGGACTCGTTCGGCCCGATCTCGGACAACGCCAACGGCATCGGCGAGATGTCTGGGCTGGACAAGAACGCCCGCAACGTGATGGATGACCTAGATGCGGTGGGCAACACCACCAAGGCCGTGACCAAAGGCATCGCGATCGGCTCGGCGGTGATCGCGGCGGTGGCGCTGTTCGGCTCGTTCCTGACCGACACCGGCAAGGTGCAGCAGCAGCTGATCGAGCAGGGCGTGGCGGGCGTCACCGTGCTGAGCGGCATCAACGTGGCCTCGCCGCTGGTGTTCATCGGCCTGCTCATCGGCGGCGCGGTGCCCTTCCTGTTCTCGTCGCTCACCATCCGGGCGGTGGCGCGCGCCGCCGGCCAGATCGTGAATGAGGTGCGACGGCAGTTCCGCATCCCCGGCGTGATGGAGGGCAACGTGCTGCCCGACTACGCCCGCGCGGTGGCGATCTCGACCACGGCGGCGCAGAAGGAGCTGATCAGCCTGGGCCTGATCGCGGTGCTGGTGCCCATTCTGGTGGGCTTCCTGCTGGGCGTGGAGGCGCTGGGCGGCTTCCTGGCGGGCATCATTCTGGCCGGGCAGCTGATGGCGGTGTTCCAGTCCAACGCGGGCGGCGCGTGGGACAACGCCAAGAAGTACATCGAAGATGGCAACTACGGCGGCAAGCACTCCGAGCCGCACAAAGCCGCCGTGGTGGGCGACACCGTGGGCGACCCGCTGAAGGACACCGCAGGCCCGGCGCTCAACCCGATGATCAAGGTGATCAACCTGGTGTCGCTGATCATCGCGCCGATCATCGTGAACGTGGTGCGGCCTGGCCAGGGCCTGGGCGCGGGCGTGATCGTGGGCATGGTGCTGTGCACGCTGGCGCTGGCCTGGGCGATCTGGCAGTCGAAGCGCGACACCCCCGAGGCCGCGATCGAGACGGCCACCCCCGCCCCGCGCGGCGCTGCCGACTAG